CTGGATCTACAGGCTACTGGTCCCGTCGCGTCGGGAGCTCGTCCATCCAACCCTCAcagcggctcgccggcgcggacaGCGCCCTATGGCTGTGGTGCCCGAGGAGCCACGGATCCGGTTGTCGTGCTACCTCTGCGCGTGCGTGGTGGTGGTTGCGCCGGCAGGCTTCGGGGCTTGGCGGCGTCTTGGGCTGTCGACCGGCGAGGCGTCGGCGCAGCTGCGGTGCCGCACGCTGACTGGGTGCCGGCCTGCGGTTGCCAGCAGCGGAGTTGGAGGCTTGCGCATCGACGATGGCGGCCCGACCGTTCTGGGGCATTGGGGCGGCGGTGTGCATGCGGCGACGGTCTCCTGTGGGCGGCAGGCGAGCTAGGGGCGACGACGTGCCTGGCTAGGGGGGTTGCGGGGTCGAGGATGCAGCTCTGGGCTATGTGGCGGTGCCGTGGTGGCGGAGCCATGGGTGCTCGGGTCTCACTAGAGACACCAAGGTGGTGTGGCTGGCGTCAACCTGCGCGCTCCAACGGCGCCATGGTCGCGTGGCTAACTGCGGGGGCCATCCTTGTGGCGCAGGCCCTACAGAGACGGTGCCAGCGAAGACGTCAGGGCACCATGTGATGCTGCGGCAGTGGTGGACGGGATCTCGTCATGGTGGTGTGGTGGGCAGGACTCCGAGGCGTCGCGTGACGCCGCGCGCGGTGGCTGTTGGCGGCGCGAGGTGAATTGGAAGCGGCGAGCGGCACTGCGACTATGGGAGGtgcggcgcgaggaggtgcgAGTTGGCCACGACGCGTGGTGGCACGTCTGCGCCGCCTGCCTCGGGGGACTTGTTGCTTTGCTGGGCTATGGACGTGCAGATAGGACGGGATTCTCCAGGCGAAAGCCTCGCCGGCCCCTGCTGGTGGTGATGACAACGGCGTCTGAGGGCGTCATTCTTCCTTCATTCCTCCTGTTGGGGGTGTCATCTTGGAGCCCATCCCTTCAGCACAGATTTCTCCGGGTGAAAGCCCTGTCCACTTGTTGGacaagcgacggcggcgcctttGGCGTCGTTACCTTCTTGAGGTGTCATTGGTGGAGACACTTCTCGGCCAGGCCGTGGAAAGCCTGCCAGTGGCTTGGCGGGGCGGCTTGGTGCAGGTGGAGAGCTCGAAGGGGTTACCTAGCTCTTGCGACGACGACCAAAATCATACTGGCAGCCGGGGGTTGTCACAAGGATGTTGGATCTTGCTACTTGCAGCGGGCTGCGGTGGTTGACATTGCTTGGCAATTGTTAGTCTGACATGGGACTGCATCAGAAGGCAGCACTTGCGGCACCATCATCGTGGGACGGCTTGGCTTGCAGCGGATTGCGGTGGGTTGCTCAGCTTTGCTCGGCAACTCCGGGGTGTTACATCGTCGAAAGATGGCGCAAGTGACAACTTGGCATGCTAGTATGGCAGCGGAGGATGTTGCGTGGGTGACGCAATGTGATGCAGTCGTTCGTCGGGTGCGGTCCGGCTATTCGATGGGGATCTTGAAACATGGGCAATGCGTTCATCATTTTGATGGCGACTTAGGAATGGATCCGCGACACGAGTACCATGGCGGACATGGCGAGGGCCCCGAGTGCGGTGTCTTCTGCATGGCGACGAGAGCGAGGAGGATGTCCAGCAGCAGGTGAGGCGAGGCCCCCGTGCGTTGTGTCATCGCGGTGGTGACGGCGAGACAGCCTGCAAGAGGTTCGGATTCGGTGGTTTCACTCTGTCAGATGGTGTTTGGTAGGGCAGCGGCACTATGGCGACAGGTCCTGCATAGCGGTGGCCTTCTTGACGTGGTGCGGTATGTTTTTCTCGACTTCTTATCGATCCATGATCGTGTTTCAGCGGCGACTTCCTAGGCAAGAGGATGTTGACTGTCGTGGCAACTTGGTTTGCTCGGCCGCCGTGGCGCTGTAGTTTGAGTACTTACCCGTGTTGATGCCCCAATCCAACCGGATGAGAGTTGAGGAGTGGTGTTTCTCAGGAGAGTCGAGTTGCAGAGTTCCCTGTATtgacgtcccaatccaaccgggtgtatcttctttttttgtttcttttctttttcctgcctaTAGTCTCACAGGACTGTAGTCTTGTATTTTTATTGTTATATCAATAAAACCTCGCACTATCATGTACggtttgttaaaaaaaaaattgggccgCTTGCAGACAAACTTTTCAGGTGGCATCGGGTTGTTTCGTAAAAACTGCCCCCGCCAACCCTCCTCCCACACTTAACTAGTTAGTTTTTTTTAACATGTTAGTTAAATTATAGTTGATCCACGCCGGTGGCCCATCTCTGCTGCCTGCAACCCGCTCTGATGCTCCGCTAATAACCCTCCCCATTACCATGCTTGCTACCGCTGTGAGCAATCACATGGTATAAACAGAACTATAAGTGAGGGTGCCACCATTCCATGTTTAATATACTAACAAGGTCTGCAATCATGATATATATCATCAATTTCACTGGAGATAGGTATATGGACACAATATCCTTCTTCCACAAAAAAAGTTTCATTGCCAACTCAAACTTAATTATAAAAACAGAACAGAACAGTGTAGACGATAGGTTTAGGGAAATTTCTGGAATattttgttagaaatttaggcAATTTCAGTGGCAATTTAATCCAAAAAAATATAATCAACATGTTTGTGACAGCAGATATATGTATGTGTGATCCAAATGTGATTAGCATATAGATGATACTAATTATCATAAGAGCAATATACCTAGCGGCTGAGCCGGATGCACTAGTCGACATAGTGTCTGTTGATGTAGTCGTCCCGCTCGATGCAATGCAAAAATGAAGCAGTGCCGATCAACAACGAGACACCAGGAAGTAGATGATCGTCACCCGCAGGAAGGAGAGGACGAAGTGAGTAGTCGTGCCGCTTGCGGACACTCCCCAAAAACGTGATTGCCGGCCTTCACCCGAGCAGGCGAACTCAAGGACAGCAGTGTTTCAGAGGCCTGGCGAACTCAAGGACAGCAGTGTTTCAGAGGCCTACTCTTCCAGTCCTTGTGCGCGCAAGAACTAGAACGGAGATGCTTTTGGGTGCAGCAGAATTGTGGAGACCAGTGCGCGTTCAATCACTAAACTGTAGCAAGCGAGTCTTGCCTTTTATCTCAGCTTAGGAAACTGAAAAGGTGGAGAGGCTACTGAAGGACCAGAACCAAATAACCAAGGAGTCACGACGCTACAGAAGAATAACCTTCCTCATAATTTCCATGCAGATACTTGTAAAACTCCCGTAGTTGTTGCCTCATTAACCTTCTTCATTGGGCAAAACTCCAATAGGTTACTCCTAACCCATAAATAGCCAGCAATTAATCCAATTCATGCTTGAACCACGTCATGCAAGCACCAGGTCCGCTTCAGGCTTGGGCCAGCGACATGCACTCCGCTTCAGGCTTGGGCCAGCGCTGATGCCGAGGTCCGGCGAGATCAGCCCGGTCGTGTTGCCGGTCATGAAGCTGGCGAGGACCGTGGCGCCGGGGTAGTTCGCCGTCTGGTTGTCGTAGAACCTCACGTACAGGGGCACGTCGGTGTTGGCGCCGTAGGCGTAGAACTGGAAGTTGACGTAGTCGATGACGCCGGAGTAGTTGCGCCACAGCGGCTGGTAGTAGCTCTGGACCACCGGGTCCTCGAACGGCGCGATGGAGGTGGTGATCCACAGCATGTCCGTCTTGAGCCGCGTCAGGAGCCGACCGATGCACTCGACGAACGTGCCcacgtcggcgccggcggcggcgaagtgCTCGTAGTCGACGTCCACGCCGTCGAGCCCGTACGCGTTGATGATGCCCGTGAGCGACGCCGCGGCGTTGGCGACCCACGAGTCGACGGACGCCGGGGTGAAGACGGCCTTGACGACGTCCTGCACGCtgtcgccgccgagccccgccaTGACGGCGGCGTTCGGGTGCGCGGCCTTGatggcggccacggcggagggGGACAGGCTGCCCGTGTCCCAGAACGGGCGGAACACGCCGTTGGTCGGCGCCGGCGTGGGTTGCTGCCCCACCGGCGTGTAGTCGATGGCGAAGGCGAGGATGAAGTGGAAGCTGAGCATGGCGTTGATGGGCACGTCGGTGAACTGGACGCCGGTGAACTGCGCGCCGATGTACTCCCGGAACAGGTACCCGTTCGTCATGGCTGATGAAGTGATGATGGCCGGGATTGCGAGATGAGCAAGCAAGTAGTGCCGTGCACACATCGATGGACGAGGCGAGGGGGGTTTACTTATAGGCGTTGTGTTCTGCTGCTGGTCGACCAGCGAATTACAAGTCATGGCAATACCACTGTGTTGTCACCTTGACTCGGAATAGTCCCATTATTTGCCTACGACTTTGCATAATGGATGCCAAGAAGATATTTGATGAACATGCTGcggacaaaaaaaaaggagaatgcTGTAATTTGAtataatttatttattgttttattttaagataaataaataaatatttgctaCCTCACATGGCTTCTGTGATCCAAAGCGGTAAAAGGACACACAGCCACGAGAGGTTCAAGTCCTCTGATACTTCAAATTGAGTGGGatactctgtttttttttgtggttCATGATAATTGCATTTTTTTGACTATCAGACATCGTGTGTTTGACCATTTGTcttattcaaaatttttacataaatattatTTATCTTTTGTGACTTATTATATCACTAAAGATATTtcaataataaattatttattttgtaatttatgtaaatttttttggatAAAACGAATGGTCAAACACGATGTCTGATGATCAAAAAAATATacttattttggaacggaggatgTAAGAGCAGGTATATATAATAGTTGGCGATGAGCTGGCTAGGAGCTGACGTGGGTGGGGAGAGAGAGTCGCACGAGCTGCTCGCGAAACGCCGGCCTCAGCCGACGGAGACGCGCTGGGCATCTTCCCATTGACTGAGCCGTGAGATAGCAGCGGGGTCCACCGCCATCCCGCCCGCTTCCCAGCCCGTGACCGGCTAAATCTATTAGACATGCTCTAATGTACATCATCTACTGTCGAGCAGTGTCCATTGCCGACTTGCATGATTTCCTTTGACTTGTCATGGAAAGGGGTACCCATTTCCAAACCGTGACCATGCATTGTACCAACCTACAATTATATTGGAAAAGGGATATCTATCAATGTTTTGGTAGAGATGCATGTCTTTTTCTATAGCTCGTTTTCAGTAAGGATATGGAATTCCACGACTTTTCCATAATTAGAAGACTGATTATTACTTATTGGTTCCAAAGTTTGTTTGTGCTTATTATCAATGTTACAGTGGTAATAAATTACTTTTGTTTTTCATCATCACTCAACTTAATTATATTTATAATTAGTTATCTAGATACTCTGTTCGTTTGGTTTGTCAGCCAACCGGTCAACAGTGGTtctctctcataacaaatcagcaccagccaccagccatagTATTTTTACTAAAGTTATTGAAGATATTTACTTTTATGTTTGAAAATTACTTCTTTGAACAATAACGATGTCTATAAAGATAATGCCCTAAATTTGAATTACTTCTTTTAAAAAATTGAAAGTACTATAGGAAAACTTATTTCTCATATTACAATTAGAAATGCTtaccaaaaataaaaaaatactactAGGGGATTGTCCATACTTCTAATTAAGGGTTGTTTTACTTACAACATCAGTTTCAATCTGAAAATCACTCGTCAACTGAAAAAAATAACTCCTCAGTTGGAGAAAAATACTTCCCTTGTCATCTGTTGAAAAATACTCTAGTCAATTTAAAATACTCCTAACATTTGGACAAAAATCTCGTCACATTTGAGAAAAATTACTCCTCTACTCGGTTGAAAATACTCCGAACAAATGAAGAATACTACTCTTGTCAATTGAAAAATACACTTGATATAAGAAAAAATATATGCCAATCATTTTGAAATACTCCAGACATTTAAAAAAACTAACAATTGAAATACCCATCTAGCCAAGATGAAAAGTTACtcctaaaataataaaaaagtaCTCTCATCTAATATGGATAATTCCGCATGTGTTTTAACATGTGATTGTTATCCTCTTGGTTTATCCAAAATTAGGGAAGGATTTTGTCCATCTCTGAAAAGTTCTTTTACAATTAAGAGTAATATTTTTCACGCTTTAATAATTATCTTGAAATTATGAGTTTGAATTTGAAGAGATGGTTTAGAGGAGTTTAAATTAGGAGAGATAATCACCATTAGTCAACTTGAAAAGTAATTTTCATGAAAGCATAATTACTGCACGTGATCTCACAATTACTGACATATATTTAGCACCCCGAAATCACATTTCAAATTACATgcatgtctctctctctctctctctctctctctctctctctctctctctctgtctctctctctctctctctctctccctccctcctaaACACATGCGTGTCGTTCTCTCCAAACTTCCCTTATGCTAGCATGCGCACAAGCAAGTGCTAAATGCTCCCTCACCTCAATTCGCAAGCGCCTGATTCATACATGGTGCAAGCCTCCCCAACGCTAATGACGTCGCCTAATTTTGCTTGCTCATCTTCTGGTAATGACGATGCCAATGGTTGCCGGAGGTGGACACGCCAACTAGTGGGGATCATGCCATCATGGAGTAATTTTACTACAGCAAATGAAAAAGACACTAAACCAACAAACCACTAATTTTTAGTTCCACGCATGCCACTTTATACTCCACCCGCCCATTTTCGTGCATCTCTGAAATTGCTAACTTGACACAGGTCCGCAGCTGAACGACCCCCGCACATGGCACCCTTTTTACTAGTCATTCAATACTTTATTGATGTGAGAGAAAGTCAGGCGTGCACTAATACAGTCAATAACCACAACAAATCAGGATCTCCAAGAGCAATTATGCACTAAAAGCACACAATCTAAGGATTTACTATCCTCACACCAAAGAGGCGTAATTTTCCCCTCACCGGAGTGCTGGTGACGCTCCGCCTTGGGCACTGAATAGTAATTCAACTCCCAGCGAGTTGAATAGACGGGTCCTGTGTGTGTTTTCTTTGGTATTATTCCCTGTTGTAAAGGGCATGGCTACCAAATCTTTGAGCTGTCATGGAAAAAGGACGCCCGGCCCATTTCGAAATAGTAGTGACGACCATGCATGTTGCCAAACTCCGATCATATACATGACGACCATGTATGCTCACGGTTAGCTTCATAAAGCTTGTTCCGTGCAGTAAGAGATTCATCAAGGCGTCTGGCAATTTCTGCATTTTGCTTAGCCAATGTTTTTCGATTATCAACAGTCTAATACAGAGCCTGAGACTTCAGGAAGGACTGATTGGCAACTTCCTACAAGGTACAACAAATGATGGGTCAGATATCATCAACTACTCGAAATCAGCAACAATAGCAGAAGAAGGTTTACCTTGGTATATTTGAACCTCCGTTGCATATAATCTGCGAGCTTCTTTACATTGTCTAAAGATAATaatggatcatcaaagagcTCTTTTCCCATCTCCTCCTGGGCAGACTGTGGGAGAGACTGAAAGGGTACTACTTGAACAGCAGGATTCCTCGACCCTTTAGCCTCGTTATTACTAATACCAGCAGCAGCTGAGGTGTTCTCAGTAGCTGCAGATGGAGAAAGCTTGGGAGTTTTAGGATTCGACTCTTTTGATGTCCCAAATGTGCCTACATCTGACAGACAGCAGCAGGATCCTCGATCAACCTAATTACTGGCGACTTGGGGGGCTGATCGAGTAGTTGCTTCTGGATCCCTTTGCACCCAGTTATGGATGTCCTGGATCTGATCCTTCTCATGTGCTGGAAGATATTGGATCCTAAGCCAGGAGAGATTTGGAATAAGGAAGCTGAGGCCAAATGGATATAATTTGAGAAGTTAAATTCCTTACTGTCCACTGTCGACACGGTGTGTTTTCCTCTGTAACAAAGATCCAGGAGCTGCTTTTCGCTTCTTATTGCCATCAGAAATCAGCAACATCTTCTGAAGACGGAGGCATGCAATACCATGTCTTATAATTCTTATACAAACGAGGATTCATCAGAATGTTAAAAGGTTTACCTGCAAGTACTCGACAATACTTTTTAACACTTACCCAGGTATTCTCGGGTGGATTGACTGCCGAGAAAAGTGCTGGTAGCaccaaagacttgtcgaagtcatcgagtactttgcaacatcttttgacTACTTCAGAACGAGACATTGGTTCTGGAGAAAGCCTAGTGGGATCTTTAGTACCCTCATATATGAAGGCAGGATGTTTCCGACATTGAAGAGGTTGGATCCGACGACTCACAAAGGAAAAAACCACATGGTCACCTGTAATTCCTTTGTTCTTAGACGTTGCAATGGCATCAAGAAGACACTTCACTTGGCCACCACCAGGTCGAGTACTCGACCAGCATgcttggacttggggggcaccaggaatcctctctagtagtggagattcaaagttcccaacatgaaacCAGAAACTTTTCCACTAGATTCCTTTACCCAGTGGTTGATAAGATACGTACTCATCTCGGGTCTCAGGacggagtaccaattcacatcccccgacgacGGTGGGTTTGGCAGCATTAGGAATGGGTACAAGGatgaagaaatgttggaaaagatgaAAGTGGGGAAGGATGCCAAGGAATGCTTCGCAGAAATGGgtaaatatagaaagatgcaagatggattgcgGGGTcagatgatacaattggattCCCCAGAAGTGAAGAAGAGCATGGAAAAATTCAGAAACAGGTACTGCAAGGCCACATTCCACGAAATCACGGAACACAACGGTTTCAAGAGTACCTTCGAaggggtaatcttctccttcgcctgcacGCCATTGGATCACAGCTTGACTCTGGAGAAGACCCATAGTCTCCAGTTCTTGTACAGCTGCTTCAGACATTTTGCTTTTGCGCCAGCCCATGGAAAGATCTGCAACCTTTTCATCTTCGACtttggacttgttcttcttgggagccatctcaaagtcacaagctatgctcgggggctacgagaggggctaaTGGATAGAGAACTGAAAGCACAAGTAATTGAGAAGTTCGGATCCAaatttgacggcggccaggagtcaaaggggtaaaaccctagaAGTCACCGCATGGGTTTATATGGTTTTCAATGGCAATTCTGTGAATACCTGGAAGATCAACGGTTGTTCACTTCTTTGAACAGTTTTACCACATATTTTGTCACGAGTTTTTGATCCTTAAATCTAAATTGGGAGATTtcaattcaagactcgggggctgcgggatatgtgtaccagagatttatttttcaatttttttgaaaaataatgaaggaaaaagactgaagtgaccctcagcctgattctgcgattcaacctaaggctcgggggctactccatatggagcgcgagtacttcgcgcaccatgtatgatcaagatttcggggcatgagcacctcacagcctcgaagcaactggaagtacttggaggactacttgACGTATCTGAAAGAAGgtccagaagcaaccagaaggatgttctgactacttgaagtacttaaaggatgttctgactacttgaagtaccggaagtacttggaggactcggctacgaagagctcgggggcttgtcagatccggggcagcgggactgcttatatgcatagaatattctagagtaagggatagctcatgggtgtaccttacctctcttgtaactacccgaataggcgtagaactagctacagtacgaaggaaactatccgattgtgttgtagtaggattccaactgtactcggctatgactttccatgtaaccctgtccccccagatatataagggcgggcagggaccccctcacaacaacatcaacacctaagacaatacaaaccaccacagaggacgtagggtattacgcaattCGCGGCATGAACCTATCtcaatctttgtgttccttgcaccatcgagtgcCAGAGcaatcgatccctacctacaaaccttactgctaagggtatccctgagtagacttggcggtaaacactgacAAACCCCCATTTAGATATTCGGCTAGGGATGTAACACGCTACAGGATTCAACCCATGGAGCGTTCATAGGACACATcggtttagacaggtttgggccgccCTAAGGCATAATATCCTGCATCCCGTGTGTTTTCTGGTTAGTATTCAGCGATGTTCTTCTCCTCCAAGCGAGTTAGGTCTCGAAAGGAGTCGATCCTCTTACATGTTTCCCCTTCTGTCGTATTTATCCCCTCCCCCGGGGTCTCTGGTGAGAAGCTTTTACCACCTTAGGTGTGATCGCGGGGCCTTGTGGGAGGGTGCCATCATGCAAGTGGCGCCTGTCCACTGGGTAGGGTCCAGGCTTACAAGGCAGGCCTATCATCATCCAGGATGGCCCTCTGAGGGACCCTGCAACGGCTCCTGTGGTCATCCTGGGACTCTTGAGGCTCCCGAGATCTTGTGCCGTGCGAAGCCTGGGGCAGTGGTCGCCCTGTCCTGGGACTAGCTTGACGCGACATGCTATGACAGTGGTGGGGCCTGACCCACCGTCCTTCTCCAGATGATGTGACGTGGCCTGGGAGAAGCATTCCCTTGGGCCGCTTACAATGTCATTCGTAA
The genomic region above belongs to Panicum virgatum strain AP13 chromosome 8N, P.virgatum_v5, whole genome shotgun sequence and contains:
- the LOC120686265 gene encoding chitinase 2-like; translation: MCARHYLLAHLAIPAIITSSAMTNGYLFREYIGAQFTGVQFTDVPINAMLSFHFILAFAIDYTPVGQQPTPAPTNGVFRPFWDTGSLSPSAVAAIKAAHPNAAVMAGLGGDSVQDVVKAVFTPASVDSWVANAAASLTGIINAYGLDGVDVDYEHFAAAGADVGTFVECIGRLLTRLKTDMLWITTSIAPFEDPVVQSYYQPLWRNYSGVIDYVNFQFYAYGANTDVPLYVRFYDNQTANYPGATVLASFMTGNTTGLISPDLGISAGPSLKRSACRWPKPEADLVLA